A single window of Streptomyces sudanensis DNA harbors:
- a CDS encoding DUF6480 family protein, with the protein MTHHINPPDPDPDRTPGLDAGASVRPGDTPPAEGSTSGAGPQETHNPPTGWAKAPLAIILVLTALIAAFFIVRAVSVTN; encoded by the coding sequence ATGACCCACCACATCAACCCCCCAGACCCCGACCCCGACCGCACCCCGGGTCTCGACGCCGGCGCCTCGGTCCGCCCCGGCGACACCCCGCCGGCCGAGGGCAGCACCTCCGGCGCGGGCCCCCAGGAGACCCACAACCCCCCGACGGGCTGGGCGAAGGCCCCCCTGGCGATCATCCTGGTCCTGACGGCCCTGATCGCCGCCTTCTTCATCGTCAGGGCGGTGAGCGTCACCAACTGA
- a CDS encoding serine/threonine-protein kinase, producing MAETRLIHGRYRLLEVIGRGGMGEVWRATDESLGRGVAVKCLKPPWPPQDPDSLHVLRERFRREARVAASLQHRGVTVVHDFGEADGTLYLVMELLEGRDLSRLLEDNAKRPLPVHEVVDIGEQIADALAYTHGRGIVHRDLKPANIVRLADGTVKICDFGIARLGAGIAASSRLTGTGIAMGTPHYMSPEQISGAPVDHRSDLYSLGCVLYEIATGAPPFDHDDPWAIIIGHRDTPPEPPSLRRADLPPPFERIVLDLLAKTPGARPADADDLRRRIAGARRAALPAGIPH from the coding sequence ATGGCGGAGACCAGACTCATCCACGGCCGGTACCGGCTGCTGGAGGTGATCGGGCGCGGCGGCATGGGGGAGGTGTGGCGGGCCACCGACGAGTCGCTGGGCCGCGGGGTCGCCGTGAAGTGCCTCAAGCCGCCGTGGCCCCCGCAGGACCCGGACTCCCTGCACGTGCTGCGGGAGCGGTTCCGGCGCGAGGCCCGCGTCGCCGCGTCCCTCCAGCACCGCGGCGTGACCGTGGTCCACGACTTCGGCGAGGCCGACGGCACGCTGTACCTGGTGATGGAGCTGCTGGAGGGCCGCGACCTCAGCCGCCTCCTGGAGGACAACGCGAAGCGGCCGCTGCCGGTGCACGAGGTCGTCGACATAGGCGAGCAGATCGCCGACGCCCTCGCCTACACCCACGGCCGCGGGATCGTCCACCGCGACCTCAAGCCCGCCAACATCGTGCGGCTCGCCGACGGCACGGTGAAGATCTGCGACTTCGGGATCGCCCGCCTGGGCGCCGGCATCGCCGCCTCCTCCCGCCTCACCGGCACCGGCATCGCGATGGGCACCCCGCACTACATGTCGCCCGAGCAGATCAGCGGCGCCCCGGTCGACCACCGCAGCGACCTGTACTCCCTGGGCTGCGTCCTGTACGAGATCGCCACCGGCGCCCCGCCCTTCGACCACGACGACCCCTGGGCGATCATCATCGGCCACCGCGACACCCCGCCCGAGCCGCCGAGCCTCCGCCGCGCGGACCTGCCCCCGCCGTTCGAACGGATCGTGCTGGACCTGCTGGCCAAGACCCCCGGGGCCCGTCCCGCCGACGCGGACGACCTGCGCCGCCGCATCGCCGGCGCCCGCCGCGCCGCCCTGCCCGCCGGCATCCCCCAC
- a CDS encoding serine hydrolase → MREPVAGGVDRRTFGGGVLALGGALVIGPLAGGAGARPEGTEGSGPPRSGPAGAPRGAAGPVLRHGTAERAGLLPGHLDLLVADAERFLGPSPVHPWYAGAVVLAGRGPTVALHQAVGYAVRYAAYDETTGRGVELPPERRVPMREDTVFDLASLTKLFTSVLAVQLLERGALELEERVAGRLPDFGGGGKDGITVRQLLTHTSGLRAWLPLYREPTREGMLGLLWRERPLDPPGTAYRYSDLNLIVLQLLLEEVTGLPLDVLLRERITEPLGMRRTRFNPPASWLPRIAATEDARPPWSGLDRGMVRGEVHDENAYAFGGVAGHAGVFSCAWDLAVLARALLDGGSHGSARILRPESVELMFTDFNAAFPGDGHGLGFELYQRWYMGAMATPRTAGHTGFTGTSLVLDPTTDSFLVLLGNSVHPVRSWRSGSAPRVAVADRMARAVPVRPVRGRTAWSAGTAPGAVATLALPAVRPVTARARLRCALWWDTEPGADTLVLEASTEPAGGGPREWRPVPFVTVRPGGEPTGHPDGAVTGWSGRVWHRLEADLSAWSGTGPLRLRWRYTADTRYTGRGVYVDGLRVLDGGRTLFDEARPRDAALVEADGWTAAAD, encoded by the coding sequence GTGCGGGAGCCGGTTGCGGGCGGGGTGGACCGCCGTACGTTCGGCGGCGGGGTGCTGGCACTGGGAGGTGCGCTGGTGATCGGTCCGCTCGCGGGCGGCGCCGGGGCGCGGCCGGAGGGCACGGAGGGCTCCGGGCCGCCCCGGAGCGGCCCGGCCGGGGCCCCGCGGGGGGCGGCCGGGCCGGTGCTGCGGCACGGCACGGCCGAACGCGCCGGGTTGCTGCCCGGCCACCTCGACCTGCTGGTCGCCGACGCCGAGCGGTTCCTCGGCCCCTCCCCCGTGCACCCCTGGTACGCGGGGGCGGTGGTCCTCGCGGGGCGCGGCCCGACCGTGGCGCTGCACCAGGCGGTCGGCTACGCGGTGCGGTACGCGGCGTACGACGAGACGACCGGGCGGGGTGTGGAACTGCCGCCGGAGCGGCGGGTCCCGATGCGCGAGGACACCGTCTTCGACCTGGCGTCGCTGACCAAGCTGTTCACCTCGGTCCTGGCGGTGCAGCTGCTGGAGCGGGGCGCGCTGGAGCTGGAGGAGCGGGTCGCCGGGCGCCTGCCGGACTTCGGCGGCGGCGGGAAGGACGGCATCACGGTGCGTCAGCTCCTGACGCACACGTCGGGGCTGCGCGCCTGGCTGCCGCTGTACCGGGAGCCGACCCGGGAGGGGATGCTGGGACTGCTGTGGCGGGAGCGGCCCCTGGACCCGCCCGGCACGGCGTACCGGTACTCCGACCTGAACCTGATCGTGCTGCAGCTGCTGCTGGAGGAGGTGACCGGCCTGCCGCTGGACGTGCTGCTGCGCGAGCGGATCACGGAGCCGCTCGGGATGCGGCGCACCCGGTTCAACCCGCCCGCCTCCTGGCTGCCGCGGATCGCGGCGACGGAGGACGCGCGCCCGCCGTGGTCGGGGCTCGACCGGGGCATGGTGCGGGGCGAGGTGCACGACGAGAACGCCTACGCCTTCGGCGGGGTCGCCGGGCACGCGGGCGTCTTCTCCTGCGCCTGGGACCTGGCGGTCCTCGCCCGCGCCCTGCTGGACGGCGGCTCCCACGGCTCCGCGCGGATCCTGCGGCCGGAGTCGGTGGAGCTGATGTTCACGGACTTCAACGCCGCGTTCCCCGGCGACGGGCACGGGCTGGGCTTCGAGCTGTACCAGCGCTGGTACATGGGCGCGATGGCCACACCGCGCACGGCCGGGCACACCGGGTTCACCGGGACGAGCCTGGTGCTGGACCCGACGACCGACTCGTTCCTGGTGCTGCTGGGCAACTCGGTGCACCCGGTGCGGAGCTGGCGCTCGGGGTCGGCGCCGCGGGTCGCCGTCGCCGACCGCATGGCCCGCGCGGTGCCGGTGCGGCCGGTGCGCGGGCGCACCGCCTGGTCCGCGGGGACGGCGCCGGGCGCGGTGGCGACGCTGGCCCTGCCCGCCGTGCGGCCGGTGACGGCGCGGGCGCGGCTGCGGTGCGCTCTGTGGTGGGACACCGAGCCCGGTGCGGACACGCTGGTGCTGGAGGCGTCCACGGAACCGGCCGGGGGCGGGCCGCGGGAGTGGCGGCCGGTGCCGTTCGTCACCGTACGGCCCGGCGGGGAGCCGACCGGGCACCCGGACGGGGCGGTGACGGGCTGGTCGGGGCGGGTCTGGCACCGGCTGGAGGCCGACCTGTCGGCGTGGTCGGGCACCGGCCCCCTGCGGTTGCGCTGGCGGTACACGGCCGACACCCGCTACACCGGGCGCGGCGTGTACGTCGACGGGCTGCGCGTCCTGGACGGGGGGCGGACGCTGTTCGACGAGGCGCGGCCGCGGGACGCGGCGCTGGTCGAGGCGGACGGCTGGACGGCGGCGGCGGACTGA
- the nadE gene encoding ammonia-dependent NAD(+) synthetase, with protein sequence MSEAASIALQQEIARELGVAETFDAEREIERRVAFLTERLTSTGLRSLVLGISGGVDSTTAGRLCQLAVERARAAGHEARFHAMRLPYGVQADEHDARLALSFIRPDHVLTVDVKPASDAALEAALTAGVTFRDDHHQDFTLGNIKARQRMIAQYAVAGAYDGLVVGTDHAAEAVSGFFTKFGDGAADLMPLTGLTKRRVRAVAAALGAPAELVWKTPTADLETLAPGRADEDALGVAYDDIDDFLEGKPVDGRAFEAIVARYRLTDHKRRLPLAP encoded by the coding sequence GTGAGCGAGGCGGCGTCCATCGCCCTGCAGCAGGAGATCGCCCGGGAGCTCGGGGTCGCCGAGACCTTCGACGCCGAACGGGAGATCGAGCGCCGGGTGGCGTTCCTCACCGAACGGCTGACCTCCACCGGCCTGCGCTCCCTCGTGCTCGGCATCAGCGGCGGCGTCGACTCCACCACCGCCGGCCGGCTGTGCCAGCTCGCCGTCGAGCGGGCCCGGGCCGCCGGGCACGAGGCGCGGTTCCATGCGATGCGGCTCCCCTACGGGGTGCAGGCCGACGAGCACGACGCCCGGCTCGCGCTCTCCTTCATCCGGCCCGACCACGTGCTGACCGTGGACGTCAAGCCCGCGAGCGACGCCGCGCTGGAGGCCGCGCTCACCGCCGGCGTGACCTTCCGCGACGACCACCACCAGGACTTCACGCTCGGCAACATCAAGGCCCGGCAGCGCATGATCGCCCAGTACGCCGTGGCCGGCGCGTACGACGGCCTGGTCGTGGGCACCGACCACGCCGCCGAGGCGGTCTCCGGCTTCTTCACCAAGTTCGGCGACGGCGCCGCCGACCTGATGCCGCTCACCGGCCTGACCAAGCGCCGGGTGCGCGCCGTCGCCGCCGCGCTGGGCGCACCCGCCGAACTGGTGTGGAAGACCCCGACCGCCGACCTGGAGACCCTCGCCCCGGGCAGGGCCGACGAGGACGCCCTCGGGGTCGCCTACGACGACATCGACGACTTCCTGGAGGGCAAGCCGGTGGACGGCCGGGCCTTCGAGGCGATCGTCGCGCGCTACCGCCTCACCGACCACAAGCGGCGGCTGCCCCTCGCCCCCTGA
- a CDS encoding antitoxin: MAMKDKIKNMLKGHEGQAGKGVDQAGDYVDKRTRGRHSRHVDTAQERIKGRLGGRRGEPPSGT; encoded by the coding sequence ATGGCCATGAAGGACAAGATCAAGAACATGCTGAAGGGGCACGAGGGCCAGGCCGGCAAGGGCGTCGACCAGGCCGGCGACTACGTCGACAAGCGGACGCGGGGCCGGCACAGCCGCCACGTCGACACCGCGCAGGAACGGATCAAGGGCCGACTGGGCGGGCGTCGCGGGGAGCCGCCGTCCGGCACCTGA
- a CDS encoding FHA domain-containing protein: MGERPVVPTAPELVVDVAGHSTVLRPSRVYRVGRDPASDIPLADDRVSWHHAVFRAEDGRWTVRDEGSTNGTYTDGLRVAARDVHAGTVLRFGHPQDGPAAVLADAAPAAPPPAAAVTGPASATGAFRRPTSVRPLPDRTVRIGRAADNDVVVDDLVVSRHHAELRVHPDGTHWIHDLGSHNGTFLDGRPVAEAPVGPEDIVGIGHRAYRVAGGRLVEYTDTGEVSLDVQGLAVTVDGGRRTLLDEVTFPVGERTLLGVVGPSGSGKSTLLNALTGLRPADRGTVLYDGRDLYRQYAELRQRIGLVPQDDILHLQLTVRRALGYAAELRFPEDTGKAERRARVEEVMRELGLERRADQPVHSLSGGQRKRVSVALELLTKPSLLFLDEPTSGLDPGMDRSVMHMLRGLADGGRTVVVVTHSVLSLDVCDRLLVLAPGGRTAYYGPPGEALDFFGCAQWPEAFEAFENDRERDWAALFRGSGHHRRYVEAAMRRPAGPGPDTAAVPPPPPPRPRSWGSQLRTLVRRYAAALSADRTFLAIMVALPFVMGAMARALSEGRLGPESTLNVLLILCVGGVLTGAANAVRELVKERTVYRRERAVGLSRSAYLMSKVVVLGLVTVVQAVVLTLVALVGVPMDVPDGRGVLLPPLAEVALAVAALSFTAMMLGLLVSALVRKEEVTMPLLVLLAIVQVVFCGALLSVRGTPALEQLAWLVPSRWAFAAMAATVDLGAKSPGERTKDPLFAHDPPTWLLDMGALLALTVVLGFLVVRLLRRHEPVIMRR; this comes from the coding sequence ATGGGAGAGCGGCCCGTCGTGCCCACCGCGCCCGAGCTGGTCGTCGACGTCGCCGGACACTCCACGGTGCTGCGCCCGAGCCGCGTCTACCGCGTCGGGCGCGACCCGGCGAGCGACATCCCCCTCGCCGACGACCGGGTCTCCTGGCACCACGCGGTGTTCCGCGCGGAGGACGGCCGGTGGACGGTGCGGGACGAGGGCAGTACCAACGGCACCTACACGGACGGCCTGCGGGTCGCCGCGCGGGACGTGCACGCCGGCACCGTGCTGCGCTTCGGCCACCCGCAGGACGGCCCGGCCGCCGTCCTGGCGGACGCCGCGCCCGCCGCCCCTCCCCCGGCGGCCGCCGTGACCGGGCCCGCGTCGGCGACCGGCGCCTTCCGCCGCCCCACCTCCGTGCGCCCCCTGCCGGACCGGACCGTCCGCATCGGCCGGGCCGCGGACAACGACGTGGTCGTCGACGACCTCGTGGTCTCCCGGCACCACGCCGAACTGCGCGTCCACCCCGACGGCACCCACTGGATCCACGACCTCGGCAGCCACAACGGCACGTTCCTCGACGGCCGCCCGGTCGCCGAGGCCCCCGTGGGCCCCGAGGACATCGTCGGCATCGGCCACCGCGCGTACCGCGTCGCCGGGGGGCGGCTCGTCGAGTACACCGACACCGGCGAGGTCTCGCTCGACGTGCAGGGGCTCGCCGTCACCGTCGACGGCGGCCGCAGGACCCTCCTCGACGAGGTGACGTTCCCCGTCGGGGAGCGGACGCTGCTGGGCGTGGTCGGCCCCAGCGGCTCGGGCAAGTCGACCCTGCTGAACGCCCTGACCGGGCTGCGGCCCGCCGACCGCGGCACCGTCCTGTACGACGGGCGCGACCTGTACCGGCAGTACGCGGAGCTGCGCCAGCGCATCGGGCTGGTGCCGCAGGACGACATCCTGCACCTCCAGCTGACGGTGCGCCGCGCCCTCGGGTACGCCGCCGAACTGCGCTTCCCCGAGGACACCGGGAAGGCGGAACGCCGGGCGCGCGTCGAGGAGGTGATGCGGGAGCTGGGCCTGGAGCGGCGCGCCGACCAGCCCGTGCACAGCCTCTCGGGCGGTCAGCGCAAACGCGTCAGCGTCGCCCTGGAGCTGCTGACGAAGCCGTCGCTGCTGTTCCTCGACGAGCCGACGTCCGGCCTGGACCCGGGCATGGACCGGTCGGTGATGCACATGCTGCGCGGGCTCGCGGACGGCGGGCGCACCGTCGTCGTGGTCACCCACAGCGTGCTCAGCCTCGACGTGTGCGACCGCCTCCTGGTCCTCGCTCCGGGCGGCCGGACCGCCTACTACGGGCCGCCGGGCGAGGCGCTGGACTTCTTCGGCTGCGCCCAGTGGCCGGAGGCGTTCGAGGCGTTCGAGAACGACCGGGAGCGGGACTGGGCGGCCCTGTTCCGCGGCTCCGGGCACCACCGGCGGTACGTCGAGGCCGCGATGCGGCGCCCCGCGGGACCCGGGCCGGACACGGCGGCCGTCCCGCCGCCCCCGCCCCCGAGGCCCCGGAGCTGGGGCTCCCAGCTGCGCACGCTGGTGCGGCGGTACGCGGCGGCGCTGAGCGCCGACCGGACCTTCCTGGCGATCATGGTGGCGCTGCCGTTCGTGATGGGCGCGATGGCGCGGGCCCTGTCGGAGGGGAGGCTGGGCCCGGAGTCGACGCTGAACGTGCTGCTGATCCTGTGCGTGGGGGGCGTGCTGACGGGCGCGGCGAACGCGGTGCGGGAGCTGGTGAAGGAGCGGACCGTCTACCGCAGGGAACGGGCCGTCGGCCTGTCCAGATCGGCGTACCTGATGTCGAAGGTGGTGGTGCTCGGCCTGGTCACGGTCGTGCAGGCCGTCGTGCTCACGCTGGTCGCGCTGGTCGGGGTGCCGATGGACGTGCCCGACGGGCGGGGCGTGCTGCTGCCGCCGCTCGCGGAGGTGGCCCTGGCGGTGGCGGCGCTGTCGTTCACCGCGATGATGCTGGGGCTCCTGGTGTCCGCCCTGGTGCGCAAGGAGGAGGTCACCATGCCGCTGCTGGTGCTCCTCGCGATCGTGCAGGTGGTGTTCTGCGGGGCGCTGCTGTCGGTGCGCGGGACGCCGGCGCTGGAGCAGCTGGCGTGGCTGGTGCCGTCCCGGTGGGCGTTCGCCGCGATGGCCGCGACCGTGGACCTGGGCGCCAAGTCGCCGGGCGAGCGGACGAAGGACCCGCTGTTCGCCCACGACCCGCCGACGTGGCTGCTCGACATGGGGGCGCTGCTGGCGCTCACCGTCGTCCTCGGCTTCCTGGTGGTGAGGCTGCTGCGCCGCCACGAGCCGGTGATCATGCGAAGGTAG
- a CDS encoding YihY/virulence factor BrkB family protein, which yields MATHDEGPGDLPARSWRAVVRRTAREALDDELPDRAAALTYYGVLSVFPALLLMVASLGVAGESVTRSLLDGLGQLAPGPARDLLSGAVRQLRGAGTASGLMAVVGLAAAVWSASGYVAAFIRTANVVYDLPEGRPVWKLTPLRIGLTLLLMVLLAASSVIVVFTGPLARRAGDAIGVGQEAVALWGVAKWPVLVVLVALVVGLLYWRAPNVRGPGLRWLGPGSVAAVLLWLLASGGFALYAANFGSYNKTYGTLAGVVVFLVWLWLSNLAVLLGLELNAELARQRAIRAGLPATEEPYVEPRDTRTWPAVLRGRVARRARLRRKAL from the coding sequence ATGGCGACTCATGACGAAGGGCCGGGGGACCTGCCCGCGCGGTCCTGGCGGGCCGTGGTGCGGCGCACGGCGAGGGAGGCCCTGGACGACGAGCTCCCGGACCGGGCGGCCGCGCTCACCTACTACGGGGTCCTGTCGGTCTTCCCGGCCCTCCTGCTCATGGTGGCGTCGCTCGGCGTGGCGGGCGAATCGGTGACCCGCTCCCTGCTGGACGGCCTGGGGCAGCTCGCGCCCGGTCCGGCGCGGGACCTGCTGAGCGGCGCGGTGCGCCAGCTGCGGGGGGCCGGCACGGCGAGCGGGCTGATGGCGGTGGTGGGCCTGGCCGCCGCCGTCTGGTCGGCGTCGGGGTACGTGGCGGCGTTCATCCGGACGGCGAACGTCGTGTACGACCTGCCGGAGGGCCGCCCGGTGTGGAAGCTGACGCCGCTGCGGATCGGGCTCACGCTGCTGCTGATGGTGCTGCTCGCGGCGAGTTCCGTGATCGTGGTGTTCACGGGGCCGCTCGCGCGGCGCGCCGGGGACGCGATCGGCGTCGGGCAGGAGGCGGTGGCGCTGTGGGGGGTCGCCAAGTGGCCGGTGCTGGTGGTCCTGGTGGCGCTGGTGGTGGGGCTGCTGTACTGGCGGGCGCCCAACGTGCGCGGGCCGGGCCTGCGCTGGCTGGGCCCGGGCAGCGTGGCGGCGGTGCTGCTGTGGCTGCTGGCGTCGGGCGGGTTCGCGCTGTACGCGGCCAACTTCGGTTCCTACAACAAGACGTACGGGACGCTGGCCGGCGTCGTGGTCTTCCTGGTCTGGCTGTGGCTGTCGAACCTGGCGGTGCTGCTGGGCCTGGAGCTGAACGCGGAGCTGGCCCGCCAGCGGGCGATCCGGGCGGGCCTGCCCGCGACCGAGGAGCCGTACGTGGAGCCGCGGGACACCCGCACGTGGCCGGCCGTGCTCCGGGGCCGCGTCGCCCGCCGCGCCCGGCTCCGCCGGAAGGCGCTGTGA
- a CDS encoding SDR family oxidoreductase, producing MTPDPTPENPTTAHPRPDFPEQEQPHPGRTDDMRPRPDHGEESYRGTGLLRDRAALVTGGDSGIGRAVCLAYAREGADVIFAHLPEEADDARETVRLVEDAGRKAVAVPCDIRDEEACRALVERAVTEFGRIDVLVNNAAYQMASPEGIEGITTEQFDRVMKTNLYGMFWITRAALPHIPEGGSVINSASVQAYKPSPPLLDYAMTKGAIVTFTQGLAQDLAPRGIRVNAVAPGPVWTPLIPATMPDTSEFGRQSPLGRPAQPAEMAPAYVFLASPGASYITGEVMNATGGTPLP from the coding sequence ATGACGCCCGACCCCACACCCGAGAACCCCACGACCGCCCACCCGCGGCCGGACTTCCCCGAACAGGAGCAGCCGCACCCGGGGCGGACCGACGACATGCGGCCCCGCCCGGACCACGGCGAGGAGTCCTACCGGGGCACCGGCCTGCTGCGGGACCGCGCCGCCCTCGTCACCGGCGGCGACTCCGGCATCGGCCGCGCGGTCTGCCTGGCCTACGCGCGCGAGGGCGCCGACGTGATCTTCGCCCACCTCCCCGAGGAGGCCGACGACGCCCGCGAGACCGTGCGCCTCGTCGAGGACGCCGGCCGCAAGGCCGTCGCCGTGCCGTGCGACATCCGCGACGAGGAGGCGTGCCGGGCCCTCGTGGAGCGGGCCGTGACCGAGTTCGGCCGCATCGACGTGCTCGTGAACAACGCCGCGTACCAGATGGCCAGCCCCGAGGGCATCGAGGGCATCACCACCGAGCAGTTCGACCGGGTGATGAAGACCAACCTGTACGGCATGTTCTGGATCACCCGGGCCGCGCTGCCGCACATCCCCGAGGGCGGCAGCGTGATCAACAGCGCCTCCGTGCAGGCGTACAAGCCCAGCCCGCCGCTGCTCGACTACGCCATGACCAAGGGCGCCATCGTCACCTTCACCCAGGGGCTCGCCCAGGACCTCGCCCCGCGCGGCATCCGCGTCAACGCCGTGGCCCCCGGGCCCGTGTGGACGCCCCTGATCCCGGCGACCATGCCGGACACCTCGGAGTTCGGCCGCCAGTCGCCGCTCGGGCGGCCCGCCCAGCCGGCCGAGATGGCCCCCGCGTACGTCTTCCTCGCCTCGCCCGGCGCGAGCTACATCACCGGCGAGGTCATGAACGCCACGGGCGGCACGCCGCTGCCCTGA
- a CDS encoding FAD-dependent oxidoreductase — protein sequence MVFAPLPGSLWMEYAPGPARPALTGPVETEVAVVGGGVAGLCTAWELARAGHPVVLLEADRIAAGVTGHTTAKLSALHGRVYADLRSAHGARAARLYAHSQQLAVERVAEVSGELGIDCDLERLPAYTYAEDPGQVDGLRAEADAALEAGLPASYVTRTPLPFPVAGAVRLEGQAQFHPRKYLLGLAADLERLGGRIYERTRVTRLREGSPCEVTTERGDTVTARHVVVATHYPVFDRALLFTRLEPKRELVVAGPIPADRDPGGVFLTPEGGTRSVRTAPAGEEGRRMLIVTGEKFAPGTAEEGEVGERFARLEAWARERFGPWEATHRWATQDNWTTDRVPYVGRLHAGARHVYVATGFAGWGMSGGVMAGSLLAARIRGREPAWTSLYDPVRLSPVREAPAMLRLQARVAKHFVGDRTPGSYADSVAEVGPGRGAVVRVGGRLLAVHRDEAGALHAVSARCTHLGCVVHFNDAETAWECPCHGSRFDVAGRVVEGPATRPLERANIEDDAGGTDGADGADGADGAGG from the coding sequence ATGGTCTTCGCCCCGTTGCCGGGTTCCCTGTGGATGGAGTACGCGCCGGGGCCGGCCCGCCCGGCCCTCACGGGCCCCGTCGAGACGGAGGTCGCCGTCGTGGGCGGCGGTGTCGCGGGGCTGTGCACGGCGTGGGAGCTCGCGCGGGCCGGTCACCCCGTGGTGCTGCTGGAGGCGGACCGGATCGCCGCCGGGGTCACCGGGCACACGACGGCGAAGCTGTCGGCGCTGCACGGCCGGGTGTACGCGGACCTGAGGTCGGCGCACGGCGCGCGGGCGGCGCGGCTGTACGCGCACTCGCAGCAGCTCGCCGTGGAGCGCGTGGCCGAGGTGAGCGGGGAACTGGGCATCGACTGCGACCTGGAGCGCCTGCCCGCGTACACGTACGCGGAGGACCCCGGGCAGGTGGACGGGCTGCGGGCCGAGGCGGACGCGGCGCTGGAGGCGGGGCTCCCCGCGTCGTATGTGACAAGGACGCCGCTGCCCTTCCCGGTGGCGGGCGCGGTGCGGCTGGAGGGGCAGGCGCAGTTCCACCCGAGGAAGTACCTGCTGGGGCTCGCCGCGGACCTGGAGCGGCTCGGCGGGCGGATCTACGAGCGGACCCGGGTGACGCGGCTGAGGGAGGGCTCCCCGTGCGAGGTGACCACCGAGCGCGGGGACACGGTGACCGCCCGGCACGTGGTGGTGGCCACGCACTACCCGGTGTTCGACCGGGCGCTGCTGTTCACCCGGCTGGAGCCGAAGCGGGAGCTGGTGGTGGCCGGGCCGATCCCGGCGGACCGCGATCCCGGCGGGGTGTTCCTGACGCCGGAGGGCGGTACGCGGTCGGTCCGGACGGCGCCCGCCGGCGAGGAGGGGAGGCGGATGCTGATCGTGACCGGGGAGAAGTTCGCGCCCGGTACGGCGGAGGAGGGCGAGGTCGGCGAGCGGTTCGCGCGGCTGGAGGCGTGGGCGCGGGAGCGGTTCGGGCCGTGGGAGGCCACCCACCGCTGGGCGACGCAGGACAACTGGACGACGGACCGGGTGCCTTATGTGGGGCGGCTGCACGCCGGGGCGCGGCACGTGTACGTGGCGACCGGGTTCGCCGGGTGGGGCATGAGCGGCGGGGTGATGGCGGGGTCGCTGCTGGCGGCGCGGATCCGGGGCCGGGAGCCGGCCTGGACCTCGCTGTACGACCCGGTGCGGCTGAGCCCGGTGCGGGAGGCGCCGGCGATGCTGCGGCTCCAGGCGCGGGTGGCGAAGCACTTCGTGGGCGACCGGACGCCCGGCTCGTACGCCGACTCGGTCGCGGAGGTGGGTCCCGGCCGGGGGGCGGTGGTGCGGGTCGGCGGGCGGCTCCTCGCGGTGCACCGGGACGAGGCGGGGGCGCTGCACGCGGTGTCCGCGCGCTGTACGCACCTGGGGTGCGTGGTGCACTTCAACGACGCGGAGACGGCCTGGGAGTGCCCCTGCCACGGTTCGCGCTTCGACGTGGCGGGGCGGGTGGTGGAGGGTCCGGCGACCCGCCCCCTGGAACGGGCGAACATCGAGGACGACGCAGGCGGCACGGACGGCGCGGACGGCGCGGACGGCGCGGACGGCGCCGGGGGCTGA